The DNA region ACCTGCCGCCTGTTGCTGGAGCGGCACGCGGGCGAGGTGCCATCCACGCGCGAAGCGCTCGAAGCCTTGCCGGGCGTTGGGCGCAAGACAGCCAATGTCGTACTGAATGTTGCCTTCAACCAGCCGACCATCGCGGTGGATACGCACATTTTCCGTGTCTGCAACCGCACCCGGCTGGCACCGGGCAGCACACCGCTGGCGGTCGAACTCAAGCTCGAAAAAATCACGCCAAAAGAATACAAGCTCGACCTGCATCACTGGCTGATCCTGTTTGGCCGCTATACCTGTACTGCCCGCAAGCCGCACTGCCAGCAGTGCGTCATCAATGACCTGTGCGAATGGCCGGACAAAACCGTTGCCTAAGCCGTTTTTCATTCAAAAAGGTGAAAATCCGCCATTTCGTGCATGACTTCATGCAAGTGGATTGCCAGTCCTTCCGCATCGCACTAGGCTTAGGACACACCATGCGGGCCAACAGCCCGAATGCGCTCTTATTTTCACGAGGTTGACCCATGCCTGCCGTATTACGTCCCGCTGCCCTGCTCCTGACCCTGACACTCCCGCTGACCATGCTGACCGGCTGCGACAAGGCCCGCGAACTCTACCAGAGCTGGAGCGGTGGCAACGAGGCCAAGCCCGTCGTGCAACAGACACCGGCCCCGGGCATGCTGCTGGCCGACTTCACCTCGCTGGTGGAGCAGGAAGGCCCGGCCGTGGTCAACATTGCCGCCACTCGCCCGGAATCGGCCGGGAATCCGTCACCGCTGCCTTTCCCGATCCCGGAAGACGACCCCCTGTTCGAATTCTTCAAGCGCTTCATGCCGCCAGGCGGCGGCAACCAGGAGCCGGAAGAAAGCGACTCCATCAGCTACGGCTCGGGTTTCATCGTGTCGCCGGACGGTTTCGTACTGACCAATGCCCACGTGGTACAGGGCGCCCAGCAGATCCAAGTCAAGCTGACCGACAAGCGCGAAGTCCGCGCCAAGCTGGTCGGGCTGGACCGCCGGACCGACGTGGCCCTGCTCAAGATCGATGCAGCCAGCCTGCCGACCGTGAAGATCGGCGACCCCAACACCCTGAAAGTGGGCGAGTGGGTGGCCGCCATCGGCGCACCGTTCGGCTTTGACAATACCGTGACCGCCGGCATCGTGTCGGCCAAGGGCCGCAGCCTGCCGGACGATACCTTCGTACCCTTCATCCAGACCGACGTGGCCATCAACCCGGGCAACTCGGGCGGACCGCTGTTCAACCTCAAGGGGCAGGTGGTCGGCATCAACTCGCAGATTTACAGCCGTTCCGGCGGCTTCATGGGCATCAGCTTTGCCATACCGATCGACATTGCCATGAGCGTGGCCGAACAGCTGAAGGCCAATGGCCGCGTCAGCCGGGGCCAGCTGGGCGTGCACATCCAGGAGCTGAGCCAGGAGCTGGCCCGCTCGTTCGGCCTGAGCACGGCCG from Laribacter hongkongensis DSM 14985 includes:
- the nth gene encoding endonuclease III, whose product is MNDHKRRQLIARLAEANPSPRTELVYSTPFELLIAVMLSAQATDKSVNAATARLFPVANTPEALLMLGEDGLIPYIQTIGLFRSKARHAIDTCRLLLERHAGEVPSTREALEALPGVGRKTANVVLNVAFNQPTIAVDTHIFRVCNRTRLAPGSTPLAVELKLEKITPKEYKLDLHHWLILFGRYTCTARKPHCQQCVINDLCEWPDKTVA
- a CDS encoding DegQ family serine endoprotease, whose amino-acid sequence is MPAVLRPAALLLTLTLPLTMLTGCDKARELYQSWSGGNEAKPVVQQTPAPGMLLADFTSLVEQEGPAVVNIAATRPESAGNPSPLPFPIPEDDPLFEFFKRFMPPGGGNQEPEESDSISYGSGFIVSPDGFVLTNAHVVQGAQQIQVKLTDKREVRAKLVGLDRRTDVALLKIDAASLPTVKIGDPNTLKVGEWVAAIGAPFGFDNTVTAGIVSAKGRSLPDDTFVPFIQTDVAINPGNSGGPLFNLKGQVVGINSQIYSRSGGFMGISFAIPIDIAMSVAEQLKANGRVSRGQLGVHIQELSQELARSFGLSTAAGALVVRVEPGSPAAKAGLQPGDIILNLDGRKVQSSTDLPMMVGQMKPGTTVKLGVWRKGKEVTLDATLAEMRNPGTEEAPQQKAPSQIPSTTFDKLGLTLSELSASQRKELGVQSGLLVDKVGGPAAKSGLMHGDIILGVNQSPVSNIEEFRKLIDAAGSNVALLVKRMDNTLYVPLRLGN